TTTAAGCCAGTGGGCCTGCTCCAGCTACGGCCTGGAGTCTCTTTTTCGTGTATACCTGGCCCAATGGAGTTATTTGGGCCCATGGTCCCGAAAAAACCTAGTTTGAACAACATTCATGCAAGGAAAATGTGCAATCAGTCTTCTCATGAAGAAACTCTTAACCGTCACTTTCAAAAGTGCGACTCCATCTCTGACGGGACCGCGGATCCACCTGTCCTCTTCAGCTCATGTAGTTTGGTATTTTACTTTCTTGTTCAAGTCCTAGGCCAAAGCCAAAAGGATCCTACTCTCCCGCTATCAGGCTACTGAAAATGTTTTGCTCCCGCAAGTCTTCAAATTGTAGCTTCCTCTTTGATTTTAGCTGCAATGATCGTTGGTAGAGTGAAAACATGTCGAAGAATTCGTGCGTTTTGCCCGTTCCAAATCTCCTAACAAACTAACACGACACGCCTCTTTACAAGATCGTCTTTCATGGGTTACGTTGGTCCACCAATCCTTCATAAAAATTGCACTACCCCATTGATTCGGGTACACGTCGTGAAGGCCGAGCCAAAATTTAATCCCAATCCAGATTGTGATTGTGCAGCGGCACTTGAAGGGAAAATGGGCGCCTAATCGGCCACCTGCTTACAAGGAGGGCACAAGCCACAATTTGGCTGACCCCGACGCTCGAGACGATATGCGGTCGATACCCTATCTTGCATAATGGGCCATTCAAAGAATCTGTATTTTGGTGGTGCCTACACTTTCCAAACCGTGGGGTACATCATGGTGGTCATTGCACCAGCAAACTGTGCCTTGTAAGCTGATTCTGCAGAGTAAACCCATCAACGATAAATTTCCATCAGTTAGTATCTCGAATTCCATTGGTAAACTGAACATTGTTCAGCCTTTTCTGAAGAGAGTGAAACTCCTGGACTGGATGTGCTCCAAAGGTAGTTCTCGCTGGATTTCAATCGCAGCTTTGAACTGCTCTCACTAGTCACCAGGACCTGGGCGTCAGAATCAACTTCAAGACGCTTAAGGaggtactctctccgttccataatttttgtcttaaatttgtctaaatggatgtatctatttttaaaaagtgtctagatacatataatatttcgataaaaaTTATGGAATAGAGAGAATATAATTGTTGCAACTGCCTTAAAGATTGGGCTGCCGACGAGGGAGAATGCAACTGCAGTCCCGGCCTAATTGCGGCGGTGTTTATTCTGTTCATGCATCTCACACTCACAGGTAAATTTCCTTCTCTTCTCGTCCTCTTCCTTTTATCCTTTCTCACGGGGCATGCTGGGGAAAGACGGGGCACGCTTCAATGATTGTGTTGACCTTTAAACTAAGGACTCACCAATCCCGGTGAATTAACACCTTGTCATCCCGCTTAAACACACACCCCTTTTCACTAAGAAATGGATCTTTAGGCCCTGTTCGGTTTGGAGGATTTACAAAACATGAGAATAGAAAAAGTGTAGGAATAAGATGCCCAACCCATCCAAATTCTTTGGAAAACAAAACCTCAGGATTTCTGAATAACTAGCATTCGGTTGCACcatttcctaacataggaaaGGTACAGGAATACACTAGCCGTTAGCACACAATTAATTGACTCAACTAGCCGTTAGCTTTCAACTAGTACTAGTACGTGTATAAATAGCCTCACCGGTTCTCTTCAGTTCTTCCATTTTCCAGCTGCTCCTCGCACACTATGCTCTGTTTTATTCTCTTCAATCTCAGCTTTGCTCCTGGACAAGCCAACACAACAAGGCATAGCTGGCTGGAGAAATAAGGTCAGTACATATCCAgcttctgcaaaaaaaaacttattttcTCCCAAGCAAAAGTAATGATTTTCTTTACTCTCTTCCATTCATTTTTCAGCATCATCTGCACAACGTCATTTCACAACATGTACTCAAGCTACCAGCGTAGATCAGCAACTGATGATGAGTTCATTAATTTTGTTCTCCCTACTTTAGAAGAGTCATCACCATCATCTTCTAGTAGGAGACCAATGCACACATCAAAGCTTACAGGTGCTTGTCGTGTTCATGAGATCCTTACTGGACATGAAAACTTATGCAAAAGGAACTTTCGCATGGAGGTTTCCATTTTTCTTGCACTAGTCAATAAGTTGTGTGAGAAAAAATATCTAGCTGATACAACATATGTTTCAGTAGAAAAACAAGTTGTTATATTTTTGTATGCAGTAGCAAAAAATGCAACCAATGAAACACTTCAAGATTGGTTTCAACATAGCCCAGATACAATACATCGACATTTCAAAAGAGTTCTTGAAGCAATCACAAATCTCACACCTATCTACATACGCCCACCTTCTCTACACCCGCATTCAATATTGAGGAAACCAAAAATTTACCCCTTCTTCAAGGTACGACTACATCTTGAATTGTTTTGGTTTAACATtggaataaaatatttttaaatatcTAACTTTGACTTGTCTTGTGTGCAGAATTGTATTGGTGCTGTAGATGGTACTCATATCCCTATGAAACTTCCATTGGATCAACAAAAACCATACAGAAATAGGAAGCAAACAATCTCACAGAATGCGATGGTTGCTTGTGATTTTGATTTGAAGTTTGTACATATAAATCCTGGTTGGGAGGGATCAGCTTCAGATGCAAGAGTTCTACAAGATGCACTTAACCATGGTTTTGAAGTTCCTGATGGCAAATTTTATCTAGTAGATGCTGGTTATGCAAATACACCTCAATTTCTTGCTCCCTATCGTGATACTAGGTATCACTTAAATGAACAAGGAAGAGCACGTCAAAAGCCACAGAATCACAAGGAACTATTCAATCTCGGACATGCTCAACTTCGGAATCATATTGAGAGAATTATTGGCATATGGAAAATGAGATTTCCTATACTGAAAGTTGCTTCGcatttctcaaaagaaaaacagattgACACATCCGTGGCTTGTGCAGTTCTACATAACTTCATACGCATACACAATGGAGATATGACTTGGCCTAGTGATGCTACCATGGATATTGATCCTGACCAGATTGTTGATGTACCAAATGGAGACCATAGCTATCATGCTGACATCCATGCATTCAACAACTCCAGGCTTGCGGGACATCAAATGCGAGATACCATAGCACAACAAATGTGGGAGCAGTATGTATCACATAAAAATTCAAGATAAAGATAGTGAGAAGGCTCCCAAGTTGTATTACCACTGATGTAACTTGAAATATTAAAGTTCTAATCCATAATATATTAGtcttaatatatttttccttgTTCCTTACCATGGCTGCAACAGATATAAGCTTGTACAAAATATTACCATTGATGTTAGTTGGACCTCTCGGCCTACCAAAATATACTAACCACCAAATGGCCAAAATATATGCTAACCACCACATGACACTATGAGATATGCAGGTTCTACTACTGTCCTCACGGCATACCAAAATATGCTAACCACCAAATGACCAAACTATATGCTAATCACCACATGACACCATGAGATGCAGGTTCTAGCACTGATAATTTGTGTTGCTACGTGTAATCTCCCTTTTAATCTAGGCCAACCGTAGTTCATCACTAGAAAATGATAAGAAAACTTCCCTGTGATCTTTTGCTTGGAAGATATCTGACGCCAACAAAATGTCACTCACTTGTAGACCATCTAACCCTTCAAGAGTTATAATACACTTGTTAATGCTTTAGGGATCCTCTGCTTTCTTCTCCTCAATAGAAGCTTTCTTCTCCTCGATAGCTGCAAATCGGTCTATTTCTTCCCGCTTCAGCTTTAGGTATCTCTCATGAAATCCCTCGGGAGGTTCAGTAGtacttctcttttgtttttttgcacGTCTGCTGCTAGGCTTATCAGTACGTGCTTGTGCAGAGCTTGGTGTGGATTTCATTTGTTGAAAAGGTGTTGATGAACGCTAGGCAGCATCCGCAATGAAATCCTCGGTCTCTTCCTCAATAGAAAAATGCATACCATATTCTCCAGCACCTTGTAAAGTAGGCGATGGAGACTGATAAGCATCAGGCTGTTCATCAATAGAAATCACCACATTATTTGCCCTGCTTGCATAATAGTCCATACCACGACGAGTCCTTCCTTCAGCATGACGGCCTACATATATGTTCAATAAAAATTAGATTGGCATCAAGAAAAACATGACTAAAGCATGCTGAAAAAACACAAAGCTATAAGGATATTTCGCTAACCGTCGTAGAGTGGAACCAATTCAGCATAGTATGGGAAAGACTTGTCTCGCCATTGGAGGGCATCCTTGCTGTTCTTGCGAGCAGCAAATGTGGCCCAAATATCTGTTGGTGCATCTACCATCATTCTCACGCTATCCCATCCAAAACCACTTTCAGCTAACAAGTCTTTTACACTTCGATAATCTTTTTTTAAATCCTGCTCCTTTTGCTTGACTTGGTTAACAGTGAATGACACAACAAACTTGGTATTCAATTGAGAAGTAATACCTGTCCATGCTTCCATACTCCATGCATTTTGGTTTCGAAAACCAGGCACATCATGATCTTTCAAGAGTTGAATAAGAAATAGCTTCATTTGGTGACTCCATTTAGCTCTAGGACAAGTCCTTACGGTACCTAAAGCAGGTAGAAACTTGCTCAATTTCAACTATATTAGTCCTTCTAAGGAAGTAGGAGAACACACTAAtccaatttatttaaaactgGAGCAATACCTATATATTATGCGCTTCGTCTGCAGTACCAAATTACTAATGCAAGAAATTTAACCCTTCAAGAGTAATACCTATTTGTTGAGAAGGTTGAGAAGTCACACGATCAGCTTCAAAATCGCTTAGTCCATGCGATTGTGAACGATGGCCTTGTTGCTCATAGCTCCGGTGATTACCATTCTGTAATAAGACAACAGTATTATTGCAACCAAAATAATCACCACAACTGATTGCTAATATTCTTCATCTGCACCTAAGCATCACACATTGATGCTACAGATTAATTACTGCTACGTAGGAGCACGTTAGTACACTGGCCAGATTAATCTCATTCAGTCATTCAGAGATGACTAGGACACACAGTAGATGGAGATTGATTGGTTCCGGCTTGAGAAAGATTACTTGGTGTACTGGTTCTACCTTCGGAATTGTCATCTGGTTGTATTTAACATCTCCTAATTATTGTCCAAAGCCAACTAATCATCTGGTTGTATTTAACGAAGAAAAACTCTGCTATTAATCTCCTAAGGGGACTGAAACCACAAAATCGATGAATCAGATCGACTGATCTCTGAACACCTGACATACCTGCAAAGAGGAACAAATGGCCATGTTGTAGGGACGACCTGGAGCAgtaggagaagaagagatggCCTCGCCTCGCCGTAGTGACGCAGGCGGAGAAGACGAGATGGGCGAGGGGAGAAACCAGCAGACGGGATCTGGTGGCTATCGTCGGTCGCTGCTCCCCTTCTAGACGAGGCGGAGTGCCTTCCTTTTTTCCCCCTTTTATTTGCCCTCGCGAAAGATCCAGCTATATTACTTTTGGCGCGAGAGTAGCGCGGGGGGCACTTCGCGCAGTCGTTCCGCGCCAGGAATTTTTACAGGCTCAGGAATCGGTTTTTCTAAGGAACTCGGTATCACCGATCCTGTGAACCGAATGTCACGTACAGGAAAATATCCTCTGGTTCAAAATCCCGTAAGAATCCGACAGATTTCTTGCAAACCGAAGGAGGCCTTAACCCTTTATCAGCTTCCTCCTCACTCCAGCATTGTTCACAAGAGAAAGCTTTACGTGAACACGTTCCACAGTGGTAGCAGTCCAATCCTTCCTCTCAGCTCCACTGTTCGTCAAAAGCAACCTCGTGATTCAATCGGCTGCAACTTTTCTCTGACGAGCAAAATTCCAGAGTTAATATCTACAGCGAGACGAACATACTGACCGACACATCTTAGAGAATCTGAATAAACTTTCCCTCGTGTTTGCCAACTGAAAACTTTGCGATAatatttgaaacaagaatgtAATTTGACAATACTCCATCAGTAGTTACTAATACAAGCCACTAACAATTACAAATTCAGATACATTCGTACTAGTATACAAAGTTAAGCATAACAAATCCCCAAAGAGTCCCATCCCCAAATTGTACTTGCACTAACAAAAAAGgaggtaaaaaaagaagaaataggAAACAATAAACAAATGACTCAAGCTCTCAAACTGACTTACCACCCTCCCCCATCACTCCCCCGCCAAATTTCGTAAAATTCAAATCGAAAAGAATTTACAGCAACCCACGGTTGATTTGATTCGGTTTTGGATTTTCTACTGCGCACCGCAGCGGCATGATGATCATCGCAAGTGAAAAAGTAAAGCGACCTTTTCTTTGCCCGATATATTTGTTTTCGCAATGCGGCCCCTAGGAGATTCGCCCCGTTACTAGAAGGTCCACCTCCAGATCTTGACTCGGATCCTGACCTGGCACACGCGCGGCGCCATGgcggtcgccgtcgccggggtaccggtggcggcgtcgtcggcgccTGCCGACGGCTCCGGAGCCTCCACGAcacccgcagccgccgccggcgcgggcgcctTGGAGACGGTGAGCTTGACGACCCCCTTCTtcttggccgccggcgcgggggccgtcgcgggcgcggcgaCCTTGATGCCGTCGCAGTGCACCTGGATGCCGATCTTCTTGGTCCTGAGCCCGCCGACCTTCACCCCGGCCTTGGTCTCCAGGTCGAGCGTGATGGCGAAGCTTCCGGACTTCTTGATGTCGGAGCTGGCCGCGGCGGGGTCGACCCCGAGCGCGGACGCGGCCACGGTGGCCTTGATGACGGTGATATTGCCGGCCTCGT
The Brachypodium distachyon strain Bd21 chromosome 2, Brachypodium_distachyon_v3.0, whole genome shotgun sequence genome window above contains:
- the LOC100836746 gene encoding uncharacterized protein At2g29880-like isoform X1 → MHLVTTNGAFINLCTSARRIRQGIAGLVRGKNGNHRSYEQQGHRSQSHGLSDFEADRVTSQPSQQIGTVRTCPRAKWSHQMKLFLIQLLKDHDVPGFRNQNAWSMEAWTGITSQLNTKFVVSFTVNQVKQKEQDLKKDYRSVKDLLAESGFGWDSVRMMVDAPTDIWATFAARKNSKDALQWRDKSFPYYAELVPLYDGRHAEGRTRRGMDYYASRANNVVISIDEQPDAYQSPSPTLQGAGEYGMHFSIEEETEDFIADAA
- the LOC100836746 gene encoding uncharacterized protein LOC100836746 isoform X2; amino-acid sequence: MHLVTTNGAFINLCTSARRIRQGIAGLVRGKNGNHRSYEQQGHRSQSHGLSDFEADRVTSQPSQQIGTVRTCPRAKWSHQMKLFLIQLLKDHDVPGFRNQNAWSMEAWTDIWATFAARKNSKDALQWRDKSFPYYAELVPLYDGRHAEGRTRRGMDYYASRANNVVISIDEQPDAYQSPSPTLQGAGEYGMHFSIEEETEDFIADAA